The following are encoded in a window of Brevibacillus ruminantium genomic DNA:
- a CDS encoding dihydroorotase has protein sequence MGIILGNGTIINQAGKQIPAEVLVEEGRIISIAERVERAGHEWVDCKGGLISAGFVDVHVHLREPGQEQKETIATGAAAAVKGGFTTIACMPNTRPSIDSVETVQEILKKASEAGKARVLPYGAITVRQLGKELTDFAALKEAGIFALTDDGVGVQSAGMMKAAMKKARELGISIVAHCEDDTLLIPGSALHDGVVAARHGLPGIPSESESIHVGRDILLAEQTGAHYHVCHISAKESVRLVRDGKRAGVNVTCEVTPHHLLLCDEDIPADLPANWKMNPPLRSRADRAALIEGLLDGTIDMIATDHAPHTAEEKAAGLERAPFGIVGLETAFPLLYTHLVLTGEITLQRLLELLTVKPADSFGLPYGRLEIGSPADLTVIDLETEKAIDPDNFASKGKNTPFAGWKCKGWPVITLVGGRVVYNESEGR, from the coding sequence ATGGGAATTATCCTTGGTAACGGCACAATAATCAATCAAGCAGGCAAACAAATTCCGGCAGAGGTTTTGGTAGAAGAGGGGCGCATCATCTCCATTGCGGAGCGGGTGGAGCGCGCTGGTCATGAATGGGTCGATTGCAAAGGCGGCTTGATTTCAGCCGGTTTTGTCGATGTGCATGTGCATCTGCGTGAGCCCGGTCAGGAACAAAAAGAGACGATTGCCACCGGAGCAGCAGCTGCAGTAAAAGGCGGCTTTACGACGATCGCCTGCATGCCCAACACGCGCCCTTCGATCGACAGTGTGGAGACGGTGCAAGAAATCCTGAAAAAAGCAAGCGAGGCGGGAAAGGCACGGGTGTTGCCCTACGGGGCCATTACGGTCCGTCAATTGGGCAAAGAGCTGACAGACTTTGCCGCCTTGAAAGAGGCCGGAATTTTTGCCCTCACCGATGACGGAGTGGGCGTACAATCTGCCGGAATGATGAAAGCAGCAATGAAAAAGGCGAGGGAACTGGGAATCTCCATCGTGGCCCATTGTGAGGATGATACGCTCTTAATTCCCGGCAGTGCCCTTCATGACGGAGTAGTGGCTGCGCGTCACGGACTTCCAGGCATCCCGTCCGAGTCTGAATCCATCCACGTAGGCCGCGATATCCTGCTGGCCGAACAGACGGGGGCTCATTACCACGTCTGCCATATCAGCGCGAAGGAATCTGTTCGACTGGTACGCGACGGCAAGCGGGCTGGAGTCAACGTCACATGTGAAGTGACGCCGCATCATCTGCTGTTGTGTGACGAGGACATTCCTGCGGATTTGCCTGCCAACTGGAAAATGAATCCGCCGCTGCGCTCACGTGCTGATCGCGCCGCACTGATTGAAGGCCTTTTAGACGGCACGATCGACATGATCGCCACGGATCACGCCCCGCACACGGCGGAAGAAAAAGCTGCCGGACTGGAGCGGGCGCCTTTTGGGATCGTCGGTTTGGAGACGGCGTTCCCGCTTCTATACACCCATCTCGTGCTGACAGGCGAGATCACTTTGCAAAGACTGCTTGAGCTGTTGACGGTGAAGCCTGCCGACAGCTTTGGACTCCCGTATGGACGCCTGGAAATTGGTTCACCGGCTGATCTGACTGTGATCGATCTGGAGACAGAAAAAGCGATCGATCCTGACAATTTCGCCAGCAAAGGAAAAAACACTCCGTTTGCCGGTTGGAAATGCAAGGGCTGGCCAGTCATCACCCTGGTGGGTGGCCGCGTGGTTTATAACGAATCAGAGGGGAGGTAG
- the carA gene encoding glutamine-hydrolyzing carbamoyl-phosphate synthase small subunit has protein sequence MRARLILEDGTECVGTAFGKVTESIGEVVFNTGLTGYQEVLSDPSYCGQIVTMTYPLIGNYGINRDDFEAVRPYIHGFVVREHCDTPSNWRSTNSLDELLQDYGIPGIAGVDTRMLTRKLRYHGTMKGMITSSDAPLAELVAALRSAPMMTDQVARVSTKNLYNCPGTGHRVVLVDFGAKHGILRELTKRDCDVVVVPHDVTAEEISRLQPDGILLSNGPGDPKDVQHATQMIREVLGKYPIFGICLGHQLFALAGGADTTKLKFGHWGGNHPVKEIATGRTYITSQNHSYAVTADSLANTELIITHTALNDGTVEGLRHTEHPAFSVQYHPEAAPGPYDSSYLFDQFLSMMDTAKEGRLHAKIR, from the coding sequence ATGCGAGCAAGACTGATATTGGAAGACGGAACGGAATGTGTCGGAACGGCCTTTGGAAAAGTGACCGAGTCGATCGGGGAAGTGGTCTTCAACACCGGCTTGACCGGCTATCAGGAAGTGCTGTCCGACCCATCATATTGCGGACAAATCGTGACGATGACCTATCCGCTGATCGGCAACTACGGAATCAACCGGGATGATTTCGAAGCGGTTCGTCCGTATATCCACGGCTTCGTCGTCAGAGAGCATTGTGATACTCCGAGCAATTGGCGCAGCACCAACAGTCTGGATGAACTGCTTCAAGACTACGGAATTCCGGGGATTGCCGGAGTAGATACACGGATGCTGACGCGCAAGCTCCGCTATCACGGCACCATGAAGGGTATGATCACGAGCAGCGATGCCCCGTTGGCAGAATTGGTTGCTGCGCTGCGATCTGCGCCCATGATGACGGATCAGGTGGCTCGCGTCTCCACCAAGAATCTGTATAACTGCCCGGGAACCGGCCACCGCGTCGTGCTGGTCGACTTCGGTGCCAAGCATGGGATTCTGCGTGAATTGACCAAACGAGACTGTGACGTCGTGGTTGTGCCTCACGATGTGACAGCCGAGGAAATCAGCCGACTTCAGCCAGACGGAATACTCCTTTCCAACGGACCTGGCGATCCCAAGGATGTACAGCATGCGACTCAGATGATTCGCGAGGTTTTAGGTAAATACCCAATATTCGGGATTTGTTTAGGGCACCAACTGTTCGCACTGGCCGGCGGTGCTGATACCACCAAGCTGAAATTTGGCCACTGGGGCGGCAATCACCCTGTCAAAGAGATAGCAACAGGTCGAACCTACATCACCTCTCAAAACCACAGCTATGCGGTTACAGCAGACTCCCTGGCCAATACGGAGCTGATCATCACGCATACCGCTTTGAATGACGGAACAGTAGAGGGCCTTCGCCATACAGAACATCCGGCTTTCTCCGTACAGTACCACCCGGAAGCGGCGCCGGGGCCGTATGATTCCAGCTATCTGTTCGACCAGTTTCTTTCCATGATGGATACAGCCAAGGAGGGGCGTTTGCATGCCAAAATTCGCTGA
- a CDS encoding solute carrier family 23 protein has product MSQKNFVDVHETPPITKLLPLSIQHLFAMFGSTVLVPILTGLDVATALFTSGIGTLLFLWITKGRIPNYLGSSFAFIGPIITVTKAYGVGTALLGCLLSGVVYIIVAAIVKKAGVKWLDRVLPPVVIASVIVVIGLSLSVVAVDMSTKVTVDGQSQLSLTSIEISLVTMLVTVLAAVMLRGFFALIPILIGIITGYLYTLLRHPELIDFNKVVTAPIFVKFGEMFEKHFKFGEVASVITSPAAWTAALIIAPVAFVTLAEHLGHLLVTSKVMDRDLMKDPGLHRSLLGDGVATSLAAIVGGPPATTYGENIGVLAITRVYSRVVIGLAAVCAILFAFIGKISALLMTIPTPVLGGVSIILFGIIAAQGLRMFVENKVDFSNKRNMIISAAILVTGIGGYKISFDTVSFWQSFLHNLTIDNIAFATFLGIILHVVLPGKESAMGEAHREAQT; this is encoded by the coding sequence ATGAGCCAGAAAAATTTTGTTGATGTACACGAAACGCCGCCGATTACCAAGCTGTTGCCGCTAAGCATTCAGCATCTGTTCGCCATGTTTGGCTCCACCGTGCTTGTTCCCATTTTAACCGGGCTGGACGTTGCGACTGCGCTCTTTACCAGCGGGATCGGAACACTCCTGTTTTTGTGGATCACCAAAGGTAGGATTCCCAATTACCTGGGCTCCTCCTTTGCCTTCATCGGTCCGATTATTACGGTAACCAAGGCGTATGGGGTGGGAACCGCACTGCTTGGCTGTCTGCTCTCAGGGGTGGTATACATCATCGTCGCGGCGATCGTGAAAAAAGCCGGTGTCAAATGGCTTGACCGTGTACTGCCGCCCGTTGTGATCGCTTCCGTGATTGTAGTCATCGGCCTGAGCTTGTCAGTTGTCGCTGTGGATATGTCCACGAAAGTGACGGTAGACGGCCAATCGCAGCTATCGCTTACATCCATCGAAATTTCACTCGTCACGATGCTCGTAACGGTTCTTGCAGCTGTGATGCTGCGCGGGTTCTTCGCCCTGATTCCGATCCTGATCGGCATTATCACCGGCTATCTGTACACCTTGCTGCGCCATCCTGAGCTGATTGACTTCAACAAGGTTGTCACTGCGCCGATCTTCGTTAAATTCGGCGAAATGTTTGAAAAGCACTTTAAGTTCGGCGAGGTAGCTTCTGTGATCACAAGTCCTGCAGCATGGACAGCAGCATTGATCATCGCGCCAGTCGCCTTTGTGACGCTGGCGGAACACCTCGGCCATTTGCTGGTCACCAGCAAGGTGATGGATCGTGACTTGATGAAAGATCCCGGCTTGCACCGCAGCTTGCTTGGTGATGGTGTGGCGACTTCGCTCGCTGCGATTGTCGGCGGTCCTCCAGCTACTACCTACGGTGAAAACATCGGGGTGCTGGCGATCACCCGTGTATACAGTCGAGTTGTGATCGGCCTTGCAGCCGTCTGTGCGATCCTGTTCGCTTTCATCGGGAAAATCAGTGCACTTTTGATGACGATCCCGACACCGGTGCTTGGCGGCGTGTCTATCATCCTGTTCGGGATTATCGCGGCCCAAGGCTTGCGGATGTTCGTAGAAAACAAAGTAGACTTTTCAAACAAGCGAAACATGATTATTTCAGCAGCCATCCTGGTTACCGGGATTGGCGGATACAAAATCAGCTTCGACACGGTCTCCTTCTGGCAATCGTTCCTGCACAACCTGACGATTGACAACATCGCGTTTGCGACCTTCCTCGGCATTATCCTGCACGTGGTTTTGCCGGGGAAAGAATCAGCGATGGGAGAAGCGCACCGCGAAGCCCAAACCTGA
- the carB gene encoding carbamoyl-phosphate synthase large subunit — protein sequence MPKFADLKKILVIGSGPIVIGQAAEFDYAGTQACQALKEEGLEVILINSNPATIMTDTNMADKVYIEPITLEFVTRVIRQEKPDGLLPTLGGQTGLNMAVALAEAGVLEAENVKLLGTNLDSIKRAEDRELFRALMNELGEPVPDSAIVGTVEEAIAFASKIGYPIIVRPAYTLGGTGGGICEDEESLREIVASGLKYSPITQCLIEKSIAGMKEIEYEVMRDANDNCIVVCNMENIDPVGVHTGDSIVVAPSQTLSDREYQMLRSSALNIIRSLGIEGGCNVQYALDPHSFQYYVIEVNPRVSRSSALASKATGYPIAKMAAKIAIGYTLDELRNPVTGQTYACFEPTLDYVVSKIPRWPFDKFQSANRKLGTQMKATGEVMAIGRTFEESMMKAIRSLEVGCDHLEIEGASLIADELLAERLKAADDERIFLLAEAMRRGWSLERLYDLTKIDFFFLHKFHKLVSFEAVLAEGLTEEKLYQAKRLGFTDRKIGELTGQTADGIRTMRVKLGIRPVFKMVDTCAAEFEAATPYYYSSYEVEDERVETGRKRVIVLGSGPIRIGQGIEFDYATVHAVWALQESGYEAVIINNNPETVSTDFNTSDRLYFEPLYIEDVMNIIEAEKPEGVIVQFGGQTAINLADKLAARGVKILGTSLESIDAAENREKFEALLRKLNIAQPPGKTVVSVDEAVTAAEHLGFPVLVRPSYVLGGRAMEIVYNHAELLEYMKQAVKVNPEHPVLIDRYMVGTEVEVDAICDGENVLIPGIMEHIERAGVHSGDSIAVYPPQSLTEPIKKELIKITSELARALQVKGLLNIQFVIFQGQPYVIEVNPRSSRTVPFLSKVTGIPMANIATKAIFGQSIQDQGYEPGCHPEEEMVSVKVPVFSFAKLRRVDITLGPEMKSTGEVMGREKTLAKALYKGLVAAGMKIPTHGSLLVTVADKDKSEALDIVRRFHLLGFRLLATAGTAEYLQQAGLPVTSVNKLSEGTPNLLDLIQKGEANLVLNTLTKGKTPERDGFRIRREAVENGAVCLTSLDTAKALLHVLETITFQTEAMPQQRLGAKAAILL from the coding sequence ATGCCAAAATTCGCTGATCTGAAAAAAATACTTGTGATCGGTTCCGGGCCCATCGTCATCGGGCAGGCAGCAGAGTTTGATTATGCGGGCACCCAGGCTTGCCAGGCTTTGAAAGAAGAGGGACTGGAGGTCATCCTGATCAACTCCAATCCGGCGACCATCATGACGGATACCAATATGGCAGACAAGGTGTACATCGAGCCAATTACACTCGAGTTCGTCACTCGCGTCATTCGCCAGGAAAAGCCGGACGGACTCCTGCCAACGCTGGGCGGGCAGACCGGATTGAATATGGCAGTAGCTCTTGCGGAAGCAGGGGTTCTCGAGGCTGAGAATGTAAAGCTGCTTGGCACCAACCTCGATTCAATCAAGCGCGCTGAGGATCGCGAGCTCTTCCGCGCCTTGATGAACGAACTGGGCGAGCCTGTACCCGATTCGGCAATCGTCGGTACCGTGGAAGAGGCAATTGCGTTTGCCAGCAAGATTGGCTACCCCATCATCGTTCGACCTGCTTACACGCTGGGCGGCACCGGCGGAGGAATTTGCGAGGACGAAGAAAGCCTCCGCGAAATTGTTGCCAGCGGTTTGAAATACTCGCCGATTACCCAATGCCTGATTGAGAAAAGCATCGCCGGCATGAAGGAAATTGAGTACGAAGTCATGCGGGATGCAAATGATAACTGCATTGTCGTCTGCAATATGGAAAATATCGATCCGGTAGGTGTGCATACGGGTGACTCGATCGTGGTAGCACCCAGTCAGACGCTCTCGGATCGCGAATATCAAATGCTCCGCTCCTCTGCCCTGAACATAATCCGCTCACTGGGCATCGAAGGCGGCTGCAACGTGCAATACGCTCTCGACCCGCACAGCTTTCAGTACTACGTGATCGAAGTAAATCCGCGGGTGAGCCGCTCTTCTGCGCTTGCGTCGAAAGCGACGGGCTATCCGATCGCGAAAATGGCAGCAAAAATCGCCATTGGCTACACCTTGGATGAGCTGCGCAATCCTGTTACGGGGCAGACCTATGCTTGCTTTGAACCAACACTGGACTACGTGGTAAGCAAAATCCCGCGTTGGCCTTTTGACAAGTTTCAGTCGGCGAACCGCAAGCTGGGCACGCAGATGAAAGCCACGGGAGAAGTGATGGCGATTGGCCGCACCTTTGAGGAGTCGATGATGAAAGCAATCCGCTCCCTGGAGGTCGGCTGCGACCATCTGGAAATCGAAGGCGCCTCTTTGATCGCGGATGAATTGCTGGCGGAACGGTTGAAAGCGGCGGATGACGAGCGAATTTTCCTGCTGGCGGAGGCGATGCGCCGCGGCTGGTCACTGGAGCGGCTTTACGACCTGACGAAAATCGATTTCTTCTTCCTGCATAAATTTCACAAGCTGGTCTCGTTTGAAGCAGTTCTCGCAGAGGGCTTGACGGAAGAAAAGCTGTATCAGGCAAAACGACTCGGTTTTACAGACCGGAAAATCGGCGAGCTTACCGGCCAAACGGCGGATGGTATTCGCACCATGAGGGTGAAGCTCGGCATTCGTCCTGTTTTCAAGATGGTCGATACCTGCGCAGCGGAGTTTGAAGCGGCGACACCCTATTACTACTCCAGCTACGAAGTGGAAGATGAACGGGTGGAAACGGGGAGAAAACGGGTGATCGTACTGGGCTCCGGGCCAATCCGCATCGGGCAGGGAATCGAGTTCGACTATGCAACCGTGCATGCGGTATGGGCCTTGCAGGAATCAGGCTATGAAGCCGTGATTATCAACAACAATCCCGAGACGGTGTCCACCGACTTCAACACCTCCGACCGCCTGTACTTCGAACCGCTTTACATCGAGGACGTCATGAATATCATCGAAGCGGAAAAACCGGAAGGCGTAATCGTACAATTTGGTGGTCAGACGGCGATCAATCTGGCTGACAAGCTGGCTGCGCGAGGGGTCAAAATTCTCGGTACCAGCCTGGAATCCATCGATGCGGCAGAGAACCGCGAGAAATTCGAAGCGCTGCTCAGAAAGCTGAATATCGCTCAGCCGCCAGGTAAAACAGTGGTCTCTGTAGACGAGGCGGTAACTGCGGCAGAGCATCTCGGCTTCCCGGTGCTGGTGCGCCCTTCCTACGTGCTGGGCGGACGCGCGATGGAGATTGTATACAATCATGCGGAATTGCTGGAATACATGAAGCAGGCTGTCAAGGTAAACCCTGAGCATCCAGTGCTGATCGACCGCTACATGGTAGGCACAGAGGTCGAAGTCGATGCCATCTGCGACGGTGAAAACGTGCTGATCCCCGGAATCATGGAACATATTGAACGGGCAGGAGTTCACTCGGGTGACTCAATCGCTGTGTATCCACCGCAATCCCTGACAGAGCCGATCAAAAAGGAACTGATCAAGATAACCTCCGAGCTGGCGCGTGCGCTGCAAGTAAAAGGATTGCTCAATATCCAGTTCGTCATTTTCCAAGGACAGCCCTACGTCATCGAGGTAAACCCGCGTTCATCCAGAACGGTGCCGTTCCTCTCCAAAGTGACAGGGATACCGATGGCCAATATCGCAACCAAGGCCATTTTTGGCCAGAGCATTCAGGATCAGGGCTATGAACCAGGCTGTCATCCGGAGGAAGAGATGGTCTCCGTCAAGGTACCTGTCTTCTCCTTTGCCAAACTGCGCCGGGTCGACATCACACTGGGACCTGAAATGAAATCAACAGGAGAAGTCATGGGACGCGAAAAAACGTTGGCCAAAGCGCTGTACAAAGGACTGGTGGCTGCAGGGATGAAAATTCCGACCCACGGCTCCCTGCTGGTGACCGTAGCGGACAAAGACAAGAGTGAAGCGCTCGACATCGTCAGACGCTTCCACCTGCTTGGTTTCCGCCTGCTGGCGACTGCCGGGACGGCTGAATATTTGCAGCAAGCCGGGCTGCCCGTGACGAGTGTGAACAAATTATCCGAAGGTACACCGAATCTGCTGGATCTGATTCAAAAAGGGGAGGCCAATCTTGTCCTCAACACGCTGACAAAAGGGAAAACGCCGGAGCGTGACGGGTTCCGCATCCGGCGGGAAGCAGTAGAAAACGGGGCGGTTTGCCTGACATCTCTGGACACAGCCAAGGCCTTGCTCCATGTGCTGGAAACCATCACCTTCCAAACAGAGGCCATGCCGCAGCAACGGCTGGGTGCGAAGGCAGCCATTCTTTTGTAA
- the pyrR gene encoding bifunctional pyr operon transcriptional regulator/uracil phosphoribosyltransferase PyrR — protein sequence MINKSVIMDDAAIRRALTRIAHEIIERNKGVEDCIIVGIKTRGIYLAERLVERIEMIENVKLPVGELDITFYRDDLQHKSEDAVLQGTQLPNDINGKTVILVDDVLFTGRTVRAALDALIDNGRPRMIQLAVLVDRGHRELPIRPDFVGKNVPTSRTEIVDVQLAEVDAMDMVTIRQLI from the coding sequence ATGATCAACAAAAGTGTGATTATGGATGATGCTGCGATCCGGCGCGCTTTAACCCGGATTGCCCACGAGATCATTGAACGGAACAAGGGCGTGGAGGATTGCATCATCGTCGGTATCAAAACCAGAGGAATTTATCTGGCGGAGCGTTTGGTCGAGCGGATTGAAATGATCGAAAACGTCAAGCTGCCCGTCGGCGAGCTGGACATCACGTTTTACCGCGATGACCTGCAGCACAAATCAGAGGACGCCGTTCTTCAAGGAACGCAACTGCCAAACGACATCAACGGAAAAACAGTCATCCTCGTCGATGACGTGCTCTTTACGGGCCGGACTGTGAGAGCGGCGTTGGATGCACTGATCGACAACGGCCGTCCCCGTATGATCCAACTGGCTGTGCTCGTTGACCGCGGTCACCGTGAACTGCCGATCCGTCCGGATTTTGTCGGGAAAAACGTGCCGACTTCACGAACGGAGATTGTCGATGTACAACTGGCTGAAGTGGATGCTATGGATATGGTCACAATCCGCCAGCTTATCTAA
- a CDS encoding aspartate carbamoyltransferase catalytic subunit: MSNLRHLVGIKDLSKDTINSLLERAEYWAQRPGVQSESLRGRFVANLFFEASTRTRFSFEVAQKRLGAHVLNFIPETSSTVKGETILDTVRTLEDMGVEAAVIRTKKDGLFQELADQVKVQLINAGDGTNEHPTQCLLDLLTMQQQFGKLEGLSVAIIGDLRHSRVLGSHLHALPKMGAQLMLAGPSTMMPQAEVIPAGVKTVEIDEAIKTADVVMMLRVQLERHTNSLFISKEEYHQAHGLTLERVQMMKPEAVIMHPAPVNRGVEIHTDLVDCERSLIHKQVTNGVAARMAVMEALMKGSEWKWELSLVTAQ; this comes from the coding sequence ATGAGTAACTTGCGACATTTAGTCGGGATCAAGGATTTGTCAAAGGACACCATCAACAGTCTGCTGGAGAGAGCTGAATACTGGGCTCAAAGGCCGGGTGTTCAATCCGAGAGTTTGCGCGGGCGCTTTGTCGCCAATCTGTTCTTCGAAGCGAGTACTCGAACGAGATTTTCCTTCGAGGTCGCGCAAAAGAGACTGGGTGCACATGTGCTGAACTTCATTCCGGAGACCTCCTCCACGGTCAAAGGGGAGACGATCCTGGATACGGTGCGGACGCTGGAGGATATGGGCGTAGAGGCAGCCGTTATTCGCACCAAAAAAGACGGCCTGTTCCAGGAGCTGGCTGATCAGGTGAAAGTCCAACTGATCAACGCCGGAGACGGAACGAATGAACATCCGACACAGTGTCTGCTCGATCTGTTAACCATGCAGCAACAGTTTGGCAAGCTCGAGGGCTTGAGCGTGGCCATCATCGGAGATTTGCGCCACAGCCGCGTCCTGGGTTCTCATCTGCACGCACTGCCTAAAATGGGAGCGCAGCTCATGCTGGCCGGACCTTCAACCATGATGCCTCAGGCTGAAGTCATTCCGGCGGGTGTAAAAACCGTGGAGATCGACGAGGCGATCAAAACAGCCGATGTGGTGATGATGCTCAGAGTGCAGCTCGAACGCCATACAAACTCGCTGTTCATCTCCAAAGAAGAATACCACCAGGCACACGGTCTGACCCTGGAGCGGGTCCAGATGATGAAGCCAGAGGCAGTGATTATGCATCCAGCTCCGGTCAATCGCGGAGTAGAAATTCATACGGACCTCGTAGACTGCGAGCGTTCGCTGATCCATAAGCAAGTCACCAACGGGGTTGCAGCCCGGATGGCAGTCATGGAAGCACTGATGAAAGGGAGCGAGTGGAAATGGGAATTATCCTTGGTAACGGCACAATAA
- the pyrF gene encoding orotidine-5'-phosphate decarboxylase — protein sequence MHVQPTDIRERMIVALDFATMDEVKRCLGQLDGLIRYVKVGMELAYAEGPAIVHFLKERGLKVFLDLKVHDIPNTAKGAMRSLARHGVDMVNVHAAGGVAMMAAAREGLEQGTTAGAARPLLIAVTMLTSTGKETMNRELALPGEVEDVVVHYAKMTQQAGLDGVVASPLEVPMIKQAAGQSFITVTPGIRPLGADKGDQTRITTPEQAFKLGSDYLVIGRAITEATDPARAWEKIVTDVEAARI from the coding sequence GTGCACGTACAACCGACAGATATTCGCGAGCGCATGATCGTAGCGCTTGATTTTGCCACCATGGATGAGGTGAAGCGTTGCCTCGGACAGCTGGATGGGTTGATCCGCTATGTAAAGGTCGGCATGGAGCTGGCTTATGCCGAAGGTCCGGCTATCGTTCATTTCCTGAAAGAGCGGGGACTAAAGGTCTTTCTGGACCTAAAAGTGCATGACATCCCCAACACAGCCAAGGGGGCGATGAGAAGTCTCGCCCGTCACGGCGTGGATATGGTCAATGTTCATGCGGCGGGCGGCGTAGCCATGATGGCAGCAGCGCGTGAAGGTCTGGAGCAGGGGACAACAGCAGGAGCGGCTCGTCCGCTGCTGATCGCTGTCACGATGCTGACGTCCACGGGCAAGGAAACGATGAACCGGGAGCTTGCCCTGCCGGGGGAAGTGGAGGACGTCGTGGTGCATTATGCGAAGATGACTCAACAGGCAGGACTGGATGGGGTTGTGGCTTCTCCGCTGGAGGTCCCGATGATCAAGCAAGCGGCAGGCCAGTCGTTTATTACCGTCACACCGGGGATTCGTCCGCTCGGCGCAGACAAAGGGGACCAGACACGCATCACAACGCCGGAGCAAGCGTTCAAGCTGGGCAGCGATTACCTGGTGATTGGCCGGGCCATTACGGAAGCGACCGATCCGGCGCGGGCCTGGGAGAAGATCGTTACGGACGTGGAAGCGGCACGCATCTAA
- the pyrE gene encoding orotate phosphoribosyltransferase — MMTTTIAKEIAGKLLEIGAVHLRPDQPFTWTSGIKSPIYCDNRITMSHPAVRRKIAKAFADLIRERYPQAEVIAGTATAGIPHAAWVADLLDLPMIYVRDKAKGHGRQNQIEGAIAPGQKVVVIEDLISTGGSSLKAAQAVLEEKAEVLGVIAIFTYQFPDAEALFAEAGVELTTLSNYTVLLETAREAGVISAQQEALLGDWRKSPRTFFSS, encoded by the coding sequence ATGATGACAACAACCATCGCAAAGGAAATAGCGGGAAAACTGCTGGAGATTGGAGCTGTGCATCTGCGGCCGGATCAGCCGTTTACCTGGACATCGGGGATCAAGTCACCCATCTATTGTGACAACAGGATTACGATGTCCCACCCTGCGGTTCGCCGCAAAATTGCCAAAGCGTTTGCGGATTTGATTCGCGAGCGATATCCGCAGGCGGAAGTCATTGCGGGGACAGCCACTGCGGGGATTCCCCACGCCGCGTGGGTTGCCGATTTGCTTGATCTTCCGATGATCTACGTACGGGATAAGGCCAAAGGTCACGGCAGACAAAATCAAATCGAGGGGGCTATTGCTCCCGGACAGAAAGTTGTTGTCATCGAAGACCTGATCTCTACGGGAGGAAGTTCTCTGAAGGCAGCTCAGGCAGTGCTGGAAGAAAAAGCGGAGGTACTGGGGGTCATCGCTATCTTCACCTACCAATTCCCTGATGCAGAAGCGCTGTTTGCGGAAGCAGGCGTCGAGCTGACGACGCTGTCCAATTACACCGTTCTTCTGGAAACAGCAAGAGAGGCAGGCGTGATTTCGGCGCAGCAGGAAGCGCTGCTGGGTGACTGGAGAAAATCACCCCGGACTTTCTTTTCCTCCTAG